From a region of the Triticum aestivum cultivar Chinese Spring chromosome 7D, IWGSC CS RefSeq v2.1, whole genome shotgun sequence genome:
- the LOC123168582 gene encoding UDP-glucose 6-dehydrogenase 2-like, producing the protein MDKFDWDHPRHLQPVGEPAGQPVAVTSDAYEAARVSHAVCILIEWEEFTSLGYRRVHDVMQKPAYVLDSRNILDLEKLEDIGFIFYAIGKLLDQ; encoded by the coding sequence ATGGACAAGTTTGACTGGGACCACCCGCGCCACCTGCAGCCGGTGGGCGAGCCCGCCGGGCAGCCCGTTGCCGTCACGTCGGACGCGTACGAGGCCGCCCGCGTCTCGCACGCCGTCTGCATCCTGATCGAGTGGGAGGAGTTCACGAGCCTCGGCTACAGGCGTGTGCATGATGTCATGCAGAAGCCGGCTTATGTCTTGGACAGCCGCAACATCCTTGACCTGGAGAAGCTCGAAGACATCGGATTCATCTTCTACGCCATTGGCAAGCTGCTTGACCAGTGA